ggacttttcgctgcgaaaattcgccccggtgcgtcatcaaataggaggagcttccattccgcttggtGTCAAGTCATGATGACGGACctttcacacggagcgagttgttgtgaaaagctcccaatacagagagtatcattatttgctgcaggagctgcgtctggatgacggccgctttcagcagtccttccgcctctgcgggacccagtttgaggaccaattgtcccgttcacacgcgcacatgtaaacaataaaaaaaaaagaaagaaagaaacttcgctgcttgctgcagctcgctcttcccccaaaaaactgtcataattgtgtttagaaaccagtcaccatttgttttattatacatctgtgtagttaattaataaaatattctccacacagacgattcgctcgcgcgcatgtacaaaaaaaagaaagaaagaaactccgtggcttgctgtgaggctgctcctcgctctttcccaaaaaactctgtcataattgtctttagaaaccagtcaccatttgctttattatacatctgtgtagttaataagtaaaataatctccatggatgattccctcgcacgcgcacgtaaaataaaaataaaaagaaactccgctccccctgctgtggtgctgctgctcgctccaaaaactctctcataattgtgaaataaaggacaaaagagacataagtcctgctcacaggctgctaccagagacaggacatgttcacatcttcaaactccagacatctccacgtcaataCATATCCAGtctctgattggtcatcgcggcgcgaagagatgaaaaagttcagatttctgAACTtgaggaggagggcaacacgacgtgacacgacgcaatatcgcgctacaaacgcgcaaaacgctcaaaatcgcttcactcgtgtcgcttcacttgcgtccatcgcgtcgcgctgcgcggtttggcgccaaaatgcgtcattacataggaattacatggcaacctgtggctgcagtcactcgtgtcgtgcccggtgtgaacgcagcattattccaaaatggataaaatgttatttttttcctcaaaattctgcacacaatatcccataatgtgattgagggagaagggccttagtcaggtgaccaagaaactgatggtcattctgtcagagctccagcattcctctatggagagaggagaaccttttagaaggaaaaccatctctgcagcaacccaccaatcaggcttttatggtagagtggccagacggaagccattccttagtaaaagacaaatGGCAGCCTGCATGAAATttgccaaaagccacctgaaggactctcagaccatgagaaacaaaaatctcttgtctaatgaaacaaagattgaactgtttggagtgaatgccaggtgtcatatttggaggaaaccaggcaccatccctacagtgaagtatggtggtggcagcatcatgctgtggggatgtttttcagcagtaggaactgggagactagtcagaattaaaggaaagatgaatgcagcaatttacagagacatcctggatgaaaacctgctccagagtgctcttgacctcagattggggcgacggttcatctttcagcaggacaatgaccctaagcacacagccaagatgtcgaAGGAGtgacttcaagacaactctgtgaatgtccttgagtggcccagccagaacccagacctgaatccaattgaaaatctctggAAAGATTTGAAAATtgttgtgcactgatgctccccatccaacctgatggagcttgagaggtgctgcaaagaataattaaaaaaaactgcccaaagataggtgcgccaatcttgtggcatcatattcaagaagacctgaggctgaaattgctgccaaagatgcatcaacaaagtattgaacaaagggtgtgaatacctatgtacatgtatttttaatacatttccaaacaacaacaacaacaaaaaaacttcttTTCAtattgttgttatggggtgttttgagtagaattttgagggaaaaaaaattaatttactccattttggaataaggctgaaacataaaatgtggaaaaaattaagCACTGtgcatactttctgaatgcactgcaaAAACTCAGGCTTTTCCACATAATTTCTAAAAACATGTCCTTTATATTCAAAGTGAAAACATATCTGCAGTATAatataaataaagcaaaagttACATAAATAGAATACAACTAAATCTTTATTTTTCCAactagttttctttagacagcTCAAGCGACACAAAAAATTTGATGCAAATGAacttggatttcatttacatcagaCTCTGAGAATCTGTATCGTACCTTGTGGTAAATATGTCCAGAGTAGGCTCAAAAACTTGAGGAAGTGCTTAGGTAAGATGGAAGGAAGCCACAAATTCACCCAcgacagctctgaaggagttataagcTTTTGTGGCTGTGGTTGGAGGAACTGTGCATTGTGCAGTTTTTGTCTGTTGTGTCACAAGGCACTTGAAGAATGTAACAAGCTCAAATGAATGTATGGATGAGTGAATTGGCAAACAAAACTTCTgtcctgaatttatttatttatttatttattttctggctTCTGTCATTATTGGGAACTGAATATCAATGCAAAAACATTACCCTGTGAATGTAATTCAAATGCGAGGCTCCCTTGTGAAACAGTGATGACACCTTTGTTAGCACTGCTAGGTGTTGACATCAGTTAAGTGTGAGTGACTACAGGTCTGTAGTTGGTCAACACTTTGTGAGCATTTGAGGGTTATGTCTGGACTGATCTGCAGTAACCTCAGTAAGCTGAAATCAGCAGTACCTGCAGCATTGTGATGGATGACGTGTGTCTGCACTGTTCCCCTCTGGAGAAACATGGACATACATATCATTCAAATCTCTACTGCTTACTGTACGCTCTGGGTTTGATTTCTGCATTACaacctcaaataaataaataaatgaatacaacccTTTTAGAGTGTACCCTGACTGTCAGCCATTGTATACTATGATTCTTCACAGGATAAGGGGATGAACGTTTCTGGTTTTAATGCAACCTACATTTGTGTGAGTTTCGGATTGGACCACTCCATTGTCTCATAACCTGGTTGTCTCATAACAAAGAGAGAGGGAGTTCTCAGTGATGAAATGCTGCAGCAAATCAAACTTTAACATTTTCTTGATTAAATTCTTATGTGCAGTGGTAGCCAGCATACGTTGGCTTTCGAAAGGAAtaggataaactttattgtttttgtgcaaatattttgaaatggatgcctgcaacacgtttcaaaaaagctgggacagtggtatgtttaccactgtgttacatcacctttccttctaacaacactcaataagcgtttgggaactgaggactaattgagagtgtcatgattggttataaaaagagtatccccaaaaggctcagctgttcacaagcaaagatatgcTGGGTGGGACAAAGCTAAAGGTGCTTTTGTCAgcacattcttttgtttttaactttCATCTAATAATCCAGCTTTCAGATAGCTTCCATGAACATTCTTGCACAAGGGAGTCCATTTGGTTTGTTGTTCTGGCATAAGAGCAGTATTTGTACAAGTCAGTTTGTATTGTTCTCTGTGGGTGTGTTTGCGTTGGCGGTAGGGCTTGAAGTGCAGCTCTTGATGAAtaatgctttttaattttttttttttttttttgtaacagtaaAGCAGTGAAAATCAAGAGGGACACACAAAATGTTGATGATACTGACAAAACTGTCCAAGTCAGAAATAagggcggtgtgtgtgtgtgtgggggggggggggggggtaaatgttAATACCCTTGCATTTATTTATAGTTTTTCACCACTTCTTTTAGAAATAAGGGTGTCTAGtaaatattctctctctctctctctctctctctctctctctctctgggagggagggagagagagagatgtactAGGCTCCCACCCATTTGGTATTTGACTGCTTTATTACACAAACAGTCTCACTCTGACAGCTCTGACATACACTTCTATGacttgcatgcatgcacacatacatacattgtcACAATTACTTGCACTCAACTGTGATGGATGCAGGACAAGATGAAAAGGAGTCATGTGTTCTGGTTTGTTTTTGGAtggatacaaacagtgtggtatatTGCATGCATGGTTCTGTTTGAGTTTGTGCATGTGCCTGCTGAAAAACAGACTGGAAGCAGACCTGCATCACTCTGCTGAGGAAGTACAGGAGTTTCATGTTTGGACCAGTTTCCTGCTTCGCTAATTACCAACTTACAtgtacacacatatgcacacattttgtgtgtgtgtttcccctCTTACTCCAGCTTTCTTGGATTTGATGACCTAAGCTGAGTGCATGGGGCTTTTCTTCTCTGCCTGATCATCATCTCTGTTTTACTTCTGTGAAGTGTGTCCAAGGAAAAAGGAAAACTGGATTAAAGCCTCTTAATTGTGTGTGCTGTGAAAGTGTTGGGAAAGCATTTTGTCCATTTTAGCACCAGCTAGTTGCCAGGACTGCAGCGGTGTCTTCTCTGCTTTGGCTGTTGGAATAATGGAGTGGTGGGTTTGTAGTGTGCACAGTACTGACGTACGGTGCTTTTGCTCACTCAGAGTGATTGCTGTACCTATGCATGCAGTGTGTAAATGACTTTTCACTTGCATCCTGGCTGGAAATAGAAGCTGTAGTACTGAACTCTGCTGCATCCTGACTATACATGTTTGACTGTTTAAGAAATTAAGCCTGTACATGCATGACAGTTTGGAGGCACACAGTCATTTGAGGTTTTATTTCGTTAGTAACACCATGTCCCAATGTGTAGAAATACTCAGCGGTAGCTACGGTCATTTCCCGTGCATTCATCTGATTACCAtcacaaagctgcagccatgatgACATTTCACATTTTAGTTTCGATGGCTGTGGCATGCAGCTGACCAAGTGTATAAGGATAACAGACTCTGGGGTGGGCACTTTTGTTGCTCACTCTTGACAATTATTTAGAACAGCAGACACCTTTGGTATCTGCATGCACAAGGTTGCTGCACATGATTGGCTGGTGACGTGTGCATTAGCATGCAGGTGTACAATGGCACTTACTGTactaatatgaggtctgttagaaaagtatcctacctttttattttttcaaaaacctgatagatttgaatcacgtgtgcttgcatgcacaaaaataaaaaggtcggatacttttctaacagacctcgtatatccagaAGTGTGTAAATGTAGCAGATACTTTAAATTTTAttcataaaattttatttaaatttaattatAAAATTCATGTTGTATGTGGATGGGGTTAGGGTTATAGGTCTTTGATACTAGTGCTTTGGTTAGGGAATCAGAAGATTATTAATATGATAATTTAGATTATTCTTGTGGTGAATCATTTAACATTTATTCCTTTGCATGTACAGTTTCCTTTCTAGGACAGAAAATATGCTGAATGTGATGTTTAAGTTAGCAAAATACAGTGTTCTTTTCTCAACTTTATTGTGCATTGCACTTGATTCTTATCCCGTGGACCTGTTTTGATCAAACTACCTTTCAGCTCTTTGGTTACTCAACATTGTTCAGTTTGTGAAACCCTGTTGTCTCATAAGATCTTTGAGCAGAGGAATGTTCTGTATGTGTGCACTCCTGACACCTGACTCATTCTTTGCTTCGTGTGCTGTTGAAATGCCTCTGCATGCTACTAATCTAACTGGTAAAGCTTTGAGTATCCTGTTAATATTTTAACAAAGTGTCAAACTAGTCCATTATTCAGTCTAAGCATTCATCAGTGTTGATAAAATGTCCTTCTGCTCCTCATCTACTCGTATACTTTAAAAATGGAGAACATTAGCTTTTGACACAAGGTTATCATGAATATTTCAGTACTTCTCTACAGTTTTGTAGAGCGTTgctgcatgtgcatgcacacacgcagtgTTGTACTTCTATAGGTTGTTCCTTTGCTGAGTAGCCAGATGATGTATGTCTTTAGTAGGACTTTGAATAGATCCTCTGCTGCTCCCTAGTGCCTGGTCACAGATCATTTTATATATAACACTAACACTGTAACATAATCTGCATCCTCCACAGACAGGCGCAAAGATGATTATAATTGTGATTAAAGTCACAATTATTATTCTCAAGGAGTTCATGTTTTatcactgctgtgtgtgtgtgtgcgtgcagtaCTGGTCAAAACTTTGGACACATTTTCCCTTTCAGTTGAATGGTAAAGTATGTTATGCTACCTGTCTACATACCCTGATCTTCTACAGCTCAGTATTCACTCAGCTGCTCATTCCTGCAATTGATTTGCCCCCCCCATGTTATCATATTGCAAATTGCTTATTGGATTTAGTGCACTTACTAATCATTTATTGCCTTGTCTTCTGTCTCTCCTTTCTCTATGTATCTTTCACCCCGCCTTGTTCTCTCATCACTCATGCTCCTTCTCTCATTCCTTGATTTTTCTTACTTTTGTGCCTATGGCTGCAGGCAGAGTCTGGTTATGGTTCCGAAACCAGTCTGAGACGTCATGGTTCCATGTTGTCTCTCACCTCAGCAGCCAGTGCCTTGTCTGCCACATCTACATCCTCTTTCAAGGTAAAAACCACAATCACCTGAGGCAGAGATTGAAGATTTGCCTAAAAACAGGCCAAATGATGTGTCCCACACTTAATACAACATCAAGCATGAACCAAATTGGAACATGTATGACAACCTTTGGCCATAATGCTGATTAAAATTTCCACTCAGAGATCACCCTCTTTTCTAATTATCAGGTAAATGTGTAAAGGTTCAATATTTGTCTACAAACTAATAAGGTAAAATTATGATTCCATTGATGGGCAACCACACGCACTGCAGAGACATTTATGAGAAATTTAGCCACAATTTGAATATActtttattccagttaagggccccaagagcctatcccagcagtcattaaaATTAGAATACCTGGGGAGTAGAttatttctgtgacatatgtcacagaggtcttAAGCAAGCTCTGTCATTTAAATCAGGGCAGTATCTGTGAAAAGTTCATATAATTGTGGGGATTTGGGGATGCTGAGCTTTAAATGTCAAGTACAGGAAAATGTATAAGGTAGATAAAAAGGGAATTGGCACAATATGACCCCCTTTAATGATtatttctccattaaaaaaaaaaaagaacagtttatcatccttgacatcagaaacagGTGATGAGggagggcagatttttttttttcccccttagaAACAGAtcaaacaatacagtaaaattttgaggctGAGAAATGAAACTTCCCCTTTTAGGGGGAAATTTGTATTGAGAACTATGACAAAACCAGCCTCACTGCTCTGCAATAGTATTTGATTAAAATCCACAAACATATCTACATAATGCCAGAAGTATCctacggggaaaaaaaaactcacagGCCTGACGAAGCTGCCTGAACTACAGAGTGCGAGTGCTTTTTGGCATTAATGAGTCGCCATAGAAGAAGAAACAAAtgaggaaaaactcaccttgcaaCCACTGTACTTAGCGTCCAAGCTGCCTCCATATTACATGCATACTTACTGTAAATATTGCTTGCAGTCAACTCGGGGTGAACGCTCACGCCGTACTATGGCTTCAGCTTTTTGGCTTTGTCGGCAGTCAGATGACAAGTGGTAAGTTCCAGGTTTGGCTCTGTGAACTTCGGCTGTCTTAGACTAAAGCACAGTCGCCACCTAGCGGATGTACCGGTTCTTGTACCAGCTGTACTGCCatcaaaaaaaaatttgacaaaaaagaaatataataataatttgatgCGGGCCGATTTCGGTATGCGGGCAGGGataaactgtttttattttttttacttttgtatgAGGCCTTATTAGATCCAGAGACATTTCATATTCAGGTCCTTGAATGTTAAaacctgaatttaaaaaaaaatcatgaatcaaACCTTTTTACACAGTTTTATGTTAAGAGATTTGCGAGGCTATGTgtgagaaaatcctcctctatatttgattttgatttgatcatttatttagtccccatgggggcaattcaggtgcagtcagcagtaaaaattacattacattcataaaaccacatcatacaaattcataaaaaaacataaaaacacagcagaataaatatacaaaacaagagcccagaaataaggtgcgagtcagtgtagacttaagtgcaacagtgagtccttaggtgttatttaggagagcaatggctgtgggaataagagtttttagtctgttggttctgcatctgggcattaccaggcgtctgcccgagggcagaaacttaaattgtggatgcagagggtgtgcagaatctgccatatttttcctggcttttgacacaacccttgttttaaaaaggtccataatgtccgtgcactgagttcccataattttaccacattccttgacaatattacaaagacgattgcgattcttaaggttcaataggttaagccaacacaggaaggaaaaggttaacacagactccacaaagcaactgtagaacattttcatgaagacaccatctacattataattcctaagttttcgcagaaagtgcattctctgatgagccttactgcacactgcattaacctgcaattcaaagGATAATGTATTGTCAGTttgggtgcccagatacttataattctcaacaatatgtatgggcttcccatcaatggacatatgattcagaacaggtggtgttttcctgaaatcaatgtgccacttcatcatggcACTGAGAacgctgagattgttctgaacatttttatATGCAAAACATGGGCATTATACTCTATACAAGTACCTAAAAAGGGAAATTACTGAAGGTATGGTAAAATTGACAATATTACACTCGGCAGTGGTCTATTGCTGAGTCCTTCTACTCTGGATTGTGGATCATACAGTACCTCCTTCAGTTCAGTATATCTGAGTAGATTGTCACGTGTAGATGGCGCCATTATTTGGCTGTAAATTCTTACCTTAATCCATTCAtagattaatcaattattaatcaaTTGCTAAAATAATCATTACTTGCTGTCCTAGAGTGTTACAGTTAGAATATTGTTTGTACCTTTTTTATTTCGATTTTTCTCTTTTCAGAAGGAACACATCATTCAGTATTTACTGACATATAAGTTGCTTCAAATTATAAGTCATaggaccagccaaacaagttaaaaaataaataaaaactgtacctttgtagtccggaaaatacgttaATTGATTCATCCAAAAATTCCGAATAGACTACAAATAAAATTGTTACATTAATAGATTGATAGGTTAATCAATTTCTAAAAGTTGCAGTCATAGGGCGTTAGTTATGATATTGCTGGCACCTTTTAATTTCTATTTTTCTCTTTTCAGAAGGGACACAGATTACGTGAGAAGCTAGCAGAAATGGAGACCTTCCGGGACATTCTTTGCAGACAAGTAGACACCCTGCAGAAATACTTTGACTCCTGTGCTGATGCTGTCTGCAAAGATGAGTTTCAGAGAGACAGAGGTACCTTCCAGCACCACACCTCATTAAAAACACAGGATCGCATGTGATGTAGCTTTGCTCCGCAAAAAGACCTATTTTAATTGGGCAGCCCAGTCTCGTTTGAGGACgggcactaaagggttaaaatatgctaCATATGCCGCAATAATCCTACACCCAGGGACATCCCTCttggagtttttgggcaaatgacATGGCAAGCAaattgaaaatgcaaagaaaaagtgacgacacggtggaaagtggacatgcgttgtggtttatgacccggagctcaaacatgttgaggcagttgtgcaggcgaaagaatgcagctactctggctagctgtgcaggctaacacttactgacacaacctctcccatttgcctcatcttcccttctccacaggGAACCGAAAAACTCCACTTTTCTCCACTTTTCACGACTGTTCGGTGATTACAGCTGTTAAAAAAACAGTACGacatttatctgtgtgaagttgCATTGTTATAGTATTGTGCAGTGGGAGgttgtccccagaagtggtcaaatcccaaggtatcacgcaggggttcaaacaagccTGTGCTGCCCTATTACCCTCCAACAAAGTTGGATGAGGTTATGttatcacccctgtttgtttgtctgtgaacagcctggaacacaaaatttttcatatgttatgattttttttttttttttttttttttttttttttttgaagattcacatcctgataggcaagaaatgaTTAGAtttaaagggcaaagtcaggaaaaatcttggaaaattggaaaaatccctatctttaacattgagcaaatgttcacaaaattcaTAGCTCTGTCAATAAAGATAAAATTTCTTtagtatttgagagcattatataGGATGTAGGttataaaaagccacttctaacatgaCCTTGTCCTTGAAAAATTTTTCTAAGGTAAACATTTGTGAAATTGGaacctagtgttggtggaggtttgaggTCTACGAGCGCGGTGCACTAGTTTAAATCTGTTGTCATACTCCTTTGTATCACGttttttaaaattcaaatatttAGAGCAGCAGGGAAAGCGCAATGGATTTGTTCTGATTGTGTAGGAGTGAAGGGAGAGTAGGTTCATAAACCCACTgagaaagtggggaaaaaaatcaatatCCACTTAGAGAGCACTTTGTGGGTTGTTTAATTTTAAAGACATAAGCAttctctctgtttttttgtttttttttaaatctcattcGGATGGTTGCTTTCTTAAATAGCATCCCTGAATGTGTAATCACAATAATGCTTTTTGAACCAATATAAAATAGTTACTGGATGCAGTAATTCAGTATAAATCAGTGTAAATGTTTATTACTATCCATGTTATATGAGCTTCAAATGTCTGTCCTGTGCATTACCAACTTTTTCCTCCAGTGTGTATGTAATTTAATTAACCAGTAGCAGTGGGCAATGTATCCAGTAATGTATATTCGTGTATCTTAAACATCCGGCGTTCTTGCCTTTGATTTGTGACTGGGGG
Above is a window of Thalassophryne amazonica unplaced genomic scaffold, fThaAma1.1, whole genome shotgun sequence DNA encoding:
- the LOC117506285 gene encoding ceramide transfer protein-like, whose amino-acid sequence is MLSLTSAASALSATSTSSFKKGHRLREKLAEMETFRDILCRQVDTLQKYFDSCADAVCKDEFQRDRGTFQHHTSLKTQDRM